In the Rhodoferax fermentans genome, CCGCCATTGGCCAGCTTGACGTAGTCGGGCATCCACTGCTCGCCCAGGATCTGTTTGGCCATTTCGACCACGATGTAGTCGGCCTCCAGCAGGCCGTTCTGCAGGTCTTCGCCATAACGGTTCAGGCCTTGCAGGCAGGCCGGGCAGCTGGTCAGAATCTTGAGGTTGTCTTTGGCACCCACACCGGCCTGTTGGCGCAGCTGGGCCTCGCCCTTGCGGATTTCTTCTTCCTTGCGGAAACGCACCTGGGTCGAGATGTCGGGCCGGTTCAGCGCCAGCGTGCCCGACTCGCCACAACAGCGGTCCGACAGCAGCACCTGGTCACCCAGCAACGCCTTGACGGTTTTGAGCGGATCCTGCAGCTTCATCGGGCTGTGGCAGGGGTCGTGGAACAGGAAAGCACCGGCCTTGTCCAGGGTGATGCCTTTTTCGAGCAAATACTCATGGATGTCGATGATGCGGCTGCCTGGGAAGATCTTGTCAAACTCGTAACCCTGCAGCTGGTCGTAACAGGTGCCGCAGCTCACCACCACGGTTTTGATGTCGAGGTAGTTGAGGGTGTTGGCCACCCGGTGGAACAACACGCGGTTGTCGGTGATCATCTTCTCGGCACGGTCGTTGTCGCCGCCACCACGCTGCGGGTAACCACAGCACAAATAACCCGGCGGTAGCACGGTCTGCACCCCGGCATGCCACAACATGGCTTGCGTGGCAAGGCCGACCTGGCTGAACAGGCGCTCGGAGCCGCAGCCAGGGAAGTAGAACACCGCCTCGGTCTCGGCCGTGGTCGTCTGCGGGTTGCGGATGATCGGCACGTAGTCTTTGTCTTCGATGTCCAGCAAAGCACGCGCAGTGCGTTTGGGCAGACCGCCGGGTAACTTCTTGTTGACGAAGTGGATCACCTGTTCCTTGATCGGCGCGGTGCCCAGGGTGGCGGGTGGCGCCTTGCTTTGTTTGCGGCCCGCCAGCTTGAGCACATCGGCGGCAAAACGCTGGCCGCGAATCGCCAGGTTGACCATGACCGAGCGCGCCAGCTTGATGGTCTCGGGGTTGGTGGCGTTGAGCATGAACATCGCTGCGGCACCGGCCGGGCGGAAGCTCTTTTTGCCCATTTTGCGCAGCAGGTTGCGCATGGCCATCGACACATCGCCAAAGTCGATCTTCACCGGGCAGGGGCTCAGGCACTTGTGGCACACGGTGCAGTGGTCGGCCACGTCCTCAAACTCTTGCCAGTGTTTGATGCTGACACCGCGGCGGGTTTGCTCTTCGTACAAAAAGGCTTCGATCAGCAGCGAGGTGGCCAGGATCTTGTTGCGCGGGCTGTACAGCAGGTTGGCGCGCGGCACATGGGTGGAACACACCGGCTTGCATTTGCCGCAACGCAGGCAGTCTTTGACACTGTCGGCAATCGCGCCGATGTCGCTTTGCTGCATGATCAGCGACTCGTGCCCCATCAGGCCAAAGCTGGGGGTGTAGGCATTGGTCAGGTCGGCATAGATGAAATCGGCCTCTAGCCCTTTTTCTATATGGGGCGACAGCTCTGTATTTCGGAGCAACTTGCCTTTGTTGAAACGCCCCTCGGGGTCAACCTGGGCTTTGTAGTCGATGAAGGGCTGCAACTCGGCGTCGCTCAGGAACTCCAGCTTGGTGATGCCAATGCCGTGTTCACCCGAAATGACCCCGTCCAGGCTGCGCGCCAGCACCATGATGCGTTTGACGGCGCCGTGTGCGGCCTGCAACATGGCGTAGTCGTCGCTGTTGACCGGGATGTTGGTGTGCACATTGCCGTCACCGGCGTGCATGTGCAAGGCCACCCAAACGCGGCCTTTGAGCACACGTTGGTGGATGGCACTGCATTCCTTGAGGATGGGCTCAAACGCCTGGCCGCTGAAAATTTGCTGCAAAGGCTGGCGCAGCTGGGTCTTCCAGCTCGCGCGCAGGGAGTGGTCTTGCAGCTGGGTGAACAGCGGCTCCACATCGCGCAGCCAACCCGACCACAGGGTGCGCACC is a window encoding:
- a CDS encoding DUF3683 domain-containing protein; its protein translation is MNAPTQLKSLLPASVIASPEPLRIREIPYNYTSFSDREIVIRLLGEPAWGWLNRLREERRTGRSARMLYEVLGDIWVVQRNPYLQDDLLDNPKRRVLLVQALQHRLNEIQKRRNAQSDPERDALVGQLLDSADKAVRAFDESFVETAKLRRKAQRLLVKLTAKDNIKFDGLSRVSHVTDATDWRVEYPFVVLTPDTEAEMALLVQGCIELGLTIIPRGGGTGYTGGAIPLTWKSVVINTEKLEAMTEVEMVQLPGLDHAVATVWSEAGVVTDRVAQAAERAGYVFAVDPTSSEASCIGGNIAMNAGGKKAVLWGTALDNLASWRMVTPQAEWLEVTRINHNMGKIHDVDVASFELQYFKADGKTKLRTERLDIPGKTFRKEGLGKDVTDKFLSGLPGIQKEGCDGLITSARWVVHKMPAHTRTVCLEFFGNAKDAVPSIVEIKDFMFAEQKRSGVLLAGLEHLDDRYLKAVGYATKSKKGGQAQAGSSSSVPKMVLFGDIAGDNADDVARVTSEVVRIANSRHGEGFIAISPEARKKFWLDRKRTAAISKHTNAFKINEDVVIPLPRMGEYTDGIERINIELSLQNKLALCDALADYFTQGNLKLGQLDATSEVSAAEMLEDRVAEALELLTEVRTLWSGWLRDVEPLFTQLQDHSLRASWKTQLRQPLQQIFSGQAFEPILKECSAIHQRVLKGRVWVALHMHAGDGNVHTNIPVNSDDYAMLQAAHGAVKRIMVLARSLDGVISGEHGIGITKLEFLSDAELQPFIDYKAQVDPEGRFNKGKLLRNTELSPHIEKGLEADFIYADLTNAYTPSFGLMGHESLIMQQSDIGAIADSVKDCLRCGKCKPVCSTHVPRANLLYSPRNKILATSLLIEAFLYEEQTRRGVSIKHWQEFEDVADHCTVCHKCLSPCPVKIDFGDVSMAMRNLLRKMGKKSFRPAGAAAMFMLNATNPETIKLARSVMVNLAIRGQRFAADVLKLAGRKQSKAPPATLGTAPIKEQVIHFVNKKLPGGLPKRTARALLDIEDKDYVPIIRNPQTTTAETEAVFYFPGCGSERLFSQVGLATQAMLWHAGVQTVLPPGYLCCGYPQRGGGDNDRAEKMITDNRVLFHRVANTLNYLDIKTVVVSCGTCYDQLQGYEFDKIFPGSRIIDIHEYLLEKGITLDKAGAFLFHDPCHSPMKLQDPLKTVKALLGDQVLLSDRCCGESGTLALNRPDISTQVRFRKEEEIRKGEAQLRQQAGVGAKDNLKILTSCPACLQGLNRYGEDLQNGLLEADYIVVEMAKQILGEQWMPDYVKLANGGGIERVLV